A genomic stretch from Terriglobia bacterium includes:
- the cas2 gene encoding type I-E CRISPR-associated endoribonuclease Cas2 → MLVIVVENAPPRLRGRLAIWLLEIRPGVYVGDYSVRVRDYVWKQVEDGIEEGNAVMIWSARTESGFDFLTLGKNRRIPCEMDGVKLVSFLPLEPEKKGEAQN, encoded by the coding sequence ATGCTGGTCATCGTGGTTGAAAACGCGCCTCCTCGCTTGCGGGGACGCCTCGCAATTTGGCTATTGGAAATCCGCCCCGGCGTTTACGTGGGAGATTATTCGGTTCGAGTCAGGGACTATGTCTGGAAGCAGGTGGAGGACGGCATTGAAGAAGGAAACGCAGTTATGATTTGGTCCGCACGGACAGAGTCGGGATTCGACTTCCTGACTTTGGGAAAGAACCGACGCATCCCTTGTGAGATGGATGGCGTCAAATTGGTGTCGTTTTTGCCCCTGGAGCCCGAAAAAAAAGGCGAGGCTCAGAATTAG